The proteins below are encoded in one region of Streptomyces cyanogenus:
- a CDS encoding helix-turn-helix domain-containing protein, whose translation MSDGSAAREASTEPAVVPIAGHSARPEIAARLLGEALRQARTERNLTLRDAAAVIRGSVSKVSRLERGESPPRDRDVRDLVAFYQLSSEQSHEIEGLLQQAKDNVWWQKYGDVTPNWLKRLIGLEAGATRITCYENHVVPGLLQTPGYMRALVSNGLPGASPEEIKRRVDLRCDRQRILWTARRPSVVAMLEEAILLRPVGGASVMCEQLDHLIELSERDGINIRIVPFERSASVAPSYPITHLTFGDGGPSELVYVELIDSAMYLSRAAEVEQYRHVLLNLLKVSERMRDSRDRLMAARDRYAALAGDLAP comes from the coding sequence ATGTCCGACGGTTCTGCGGCGCGGGAAGCAAGCACTGAGCCTGCCGTCGTACCGATCGCGGGGCACAGCGCCCGGCCGGAGATCGCGGCTCGTCTGCTCGGTGAGGCGTTGCGGCAGGCCCGCACGGAACGCAATCTGACGTTGCGCGACGCCGCTGCGGTGATTCGCGGATCGGTGTCCAAAGTCAGCCGTCTGGAACGGGGAGAGAGCCCGCCGCGGGACCGGGACGTCAGGGACCTGGTTGCCTTCTACCAGCTCTCAAGTGAGCAGTCCCACGAGATCGAGGGACTGTTGCAGCAGGCCAAGGACAACGTCTGGTGGCAGAAGTACGGTGATGTCACTCCCAACTGGCTCAAGCGCCTGATCGGACTCGAAGCCGGAGCCACCCGAATCACCTGCTATGAAAACCACGTCGTCCCCGGACTGCTGCAGACGCCCGGCTACATGCGTGCCCTCGTCTCCAACGGCCTGCCGGGCGCCAGCCCTGAGGAGATCAAGCGGCGGGTCGACCTGCGCTGCGACCGCCAGCGGATCCTTTGGACCGCCCGCCGTCCCAGCGTTGTCGCGATGCTCGAAGAGGCCATCCTGCTACGGCCGGTGGGCGGGGCCTCCGTGATGTGCGAGCAGCTCGACCACCTCATCGAGCTCTCCGAGCGCGACGGAATCAACATCAGGATCGTCCCGTTCGAGCGCAGCGCCAGCGTTGCCCCCAGTTACCCCATCACGCATCTGACGTTCGGCGATGGGGGGCCGTCCGAGCTGGTTTATGTCGAACTCATCGACAGCGCGATGTATCTCAGCCGGGCCGCTGAAGTCGAGCAGTACCGGCACGTGCTCCTCAACCTTCTCAAGGTCTCGGAGCGGATGAGGGACAGCCGTGATCGGTTGATGGCGGCGCGAGACCGCTACGCGGCCCTCGCTGGCGACCTCGCGCCGTAG
- a CDS encoding helix-turn-helix domain-containing protein encodes MLLTTGQAADELGCAITTFRRLVRARLLPGLSRRGVRVMIPLDTVQALATRRRAPLEQLDATEIAVLRVDAARPAPEPDRPWIGFAATLTPDDLLKALRGWWRCDPVSVAAGGVLPVTLSGYVVAVLTGLQAWEKSSTGRHTFSQARLAGYVTDLAAPRITLTSRTDGDQHLAELLLGTRLPSDSGGAIAYITTHTTG; translated from the coding sequence ATGCTGCTGACAACCGGGCAGGCGGCAGACGAACTCGGCTGTGCGATCACCACCTTCCGCCGCCTCGTGCGCGCCCGCCTGCTGCCAGGCCTGTCCCGCCGTGGCGTACGCGTCATGATCCCCCTGGACACGGTCCAAGCCCTCGCCACCCGCCGACGCGCCCCGCTGGAACAATTGGACGCCACGGAGATCGCCGTGCTACGTGTCGACGCAGCCCGCCCGGCCCCCGAGCCCGACCGGCCCTGGATCGGCTTCGCCGCCACCCTCACCCCCGACGACCTGCTCAAGGCCCTGCGCGGCTGGTGGCGCTGCGACCCGGTCAGCGTCGCCGCCGGGGGAGTGCTACCCGTGACCCTGTCGGGCTACGTCGTCGCCGTCCTGACCGGCCTGCAGGCATGGGAAAAGAGTTCAACCGGCCGCCACACCTTCTCCCAGGCCCGTCTGGCCGGCTACGTCACCGACCTGGCCGCACCCCGCATCACTCTCACCTCCCGCACGGACGGCGACCAGCACCTTGCCGAGTTGCTGCTGGGCACCCGCTTGCCCTCCGACTCCGGCGGGGCGATCGCCTACATCACCACCCACACCACCGGCTGA
- a CDS encoding DUF5131 family protein, with product MSDRSPIEWTEATWNPTTGCDRVSDGCDNCYALTLAKRLKAMGSAKYQNDGDPRTSGPGFGLTVHPDALRVPLGWKAPRTVFVNSMSDLFHARVPLDYVRQVFEVIEQTPQHTYQVLTKRARRLRQVADRLQWPANLWMGVSVESAKELSRVDDLRQVPATVRFLSCEPLLGPLDGLDLAGIHWVIAGGESGPRFRPVEQEWVTGIRDACLQADVAFFFKQWGGRTPKASGRHLQGRTWDQMPMLEPAPAG from the coding sequence GTGAGTGACCGCAGTCCGATCGAGTGGACCGAAGCGACGTGGAACCCCACGACGGGCTGCGACCGGGTCTCGGACGGCTGCGACAACTGCTACGCGCTGACGCTGGCGAAGCGGCTCAAGGCCATGGGATCGGCGAAGTACCAGAACGACGGTGACCCCCGTACCTCCGGCCCCGGCTTCGGCCTGACCGTGCACCCGGACGCGCTGCGGGTCCCATTGGGCTGGAAGGCGCCGCGCACAGTGTTTGTGAACTCGATGTCGGATCTCTTCCACGCCCGCGTACCGCTGGATTATGTCCGGCAGGTCTTCGAGGTCATCGAGCAGACTCCACAACACACTTATCAAGTGCTCACGAAGCGAGCACGCCGACTGCGTCAGGTCGCCGACCGACTACAGTGGCCGGCCAACCTGTGGATGGGTGTGTCCGTGGAGAGCGCCAAGGAACTGTCCCGTGTCGACGACCTGCGGCAGGTCCCGGCCACGGTGCGTTTCCTATCGTGCGAGCCGTTGCTCGGTCCTCTGGACGGACTGGACCTGGCGGGCATTCACTGGGTTATCGCCGGAGGCGAGTCAGGTCCCCGCTTCCGCCCCGTGGAACAGGAATGGGTCACAGGAATCCGGGACGCCTGCCTCCAAGCCGACGTGGCCTTCTTCTTCAAACAGTGGGGAGGCCGGACCCCCAAGGCGTCTGGTCGGCACCTTCAGGGTCGGACCTGGGACCAGATGCCTATGCTCGAACCTGCGCCTGCAGGCTGA
- a CDS encoding GNAT family N-acetyltransferase → MTGHAPGGPASIALAVRGDGRAAAALGALALSGDLRNAPMPLPLAAAIDEHGGRVPLPYGQGQCRIARTGETITGMLYATPPIRWLQEHPPTQRKSLVHALVEIELLAVAEPYRRHGIGTALLEKTEHAARAEGTRLALAKVRIGAFPVMRWYRGRGYTVAGQGEPVVIRTRRDGFTSCDDGSNGYQLAVEALQSRESVRRHARGTDTMLIVEHA, encoded by the coding sequence ATGACCGGACACGCCCCTGGAGGCCCCGCCTCGATCGCCCTCGCCGTTCGAGGAGACGGCCGAGCCGCAGCAGCCCTGGGAGCCCTTGCGCTCAGCGGCGATCTCCGCAACGCCCCGATGCCTCTGCCTTTGGCTGCGGCCATCGACGAGCACGGCGGCCGTGTGCCGCTGCCCTACGGCCAAGGCCAGTGCCGCATCGCCAGGACCGGAGAAACGATCACCGGGATGCTGTATGCCACTCCGCCCATCCGCTGGCTCCAGGAACATCCGCCGACTCAGCGCAAAAGCCTGGTCCATGCGCTCGTGGAGATCGAGCTTCTCGCCGTCGCGGAGCCGTACCGCAGGCACGGCATCGGTACGGCTCTGCTGGAGAAAACCGAGCACGCAGCACGCGCTGAAGGCACCCGCCTGGCTCTCGCCAAGGTCCGCATCGGCGCCTTCCCAGTCATGCGCTGGTATCGCGGCCGCGGTTACACCGTCGCAGGCCAGGGCGAACCCGTTGTCATCCGCACGCGCCGCGACGGATTCACCTCCTGCGACGATGGATCCAACGGTTACCAACTCGCCGTCGAAGCGCTCCAATCCCGGGAATCAGTTCGCCGCCATGCCAGGGGAACTGACACGATGCTTATCGTCGAGCACGCCTGA
- the tpg gene encoding telomere-protecting terminal protein Tpg, with protein MPLRLSADTVQEALDRADSRHWTRNPPHSMRARLTYLLKHYEPAALARRLQTTPSYFDALLGAQQVPEDHPLHYAVEREIVRMWQPRVRRRAHATILANGGQMTLSFRAWLGFTATAGSSDDPRLRFLSLHLDAPYPERLFTARRIGAPESELQAILNDALSICYFHRGRPAHPRESVSLDRIDFLEFYY; from the coding sequence GTGCCCCTGAGGCTGAGCGCCGACACCGTCCAGGAAGCCCTCGACCGGGCCGACTCCCGGCACTGGACCCGCAACCCGCCCCACTCCATGCGAGCCCGGCTCACCTATCTCCTCAAGCACTACGAACCTGCTGCCCTGGCCCGTCGGCTCCAGACGACTCCCTCCTACTTCGACGCCCTGCTCGGCGCACAGCAGGTACCGGAAGACCACCCGCTGCATTACGCGGTGGAACGCGAAATCGTCCGGATGTGGCAGCCCCGCGTCCGCCGCCGCGCCCACGCCACCATCCTCGCCAACGGCGGCCAGATGACACTCAGCTTCCGCGCATGGCTGGGATTCACCGCAACAGCCGGATCAAGCGACGACCCCCGCCTGCGCTTCCTGAGCCTGCACCTGGACGCCCCCTATCCGGAACGCCTGTTCACCGCCCGGCGCATCGGAGCACCGGAATCAGAACTGCAAGCCATCCTCAACGACGCCCTCAGCATCTGCTACTTCCACCGCGGCCGGCCCGCACACCCCCGCGAGAGCGTGAGCCTCGACCGCATCGACTTCCTGGAGTTCTACTACTGA
- a CDS encoding coiled-coil domain-containing protein, whose amino-acid sequence MDAQSYSAALTELRTVRDTIKKARAELTKLEADRDQRITRLASYDKAKADRIAPAAGLSVADVVALAPALAPDSLTAAADAAPQPGQPGQPAQAEQTVAPTAGSATSSKTQPPTVMTPPAAEPIAAAGIPSPEQEPRTLPSIPGGGAGDTWLAHTSGLASTRPNFTQQARSTVFLDASTGVLVHRQQTHHLDLGNATAADILTAVFHTIPEGVERIYITAGDPWHCDADRYPYLRDAVAAWLNAPIPGWRTDTGRGRDRLAGHFVHARNPVGRYQRENGEQHVEIRSVGEWFDADGDDPATIRDAFVLLWQALRRHWPDAVIMGSPSQTGRDLWTRTIPQRGQYADGFPVLSEELRGLLHATAGQGRNELITPPRVPDELPRLVEYDRTFAYAKHTWKSPVGTPRRITAATFAAWSEKEQMRALYGCGHWQVRVTVPDTWNHVGLLPAPAPGDRAWHYPATPGTTFTTWAGGPEIHTALTNPIQPWKIDILDGILWEDGKPLDDWAKKLKETWTNLSAQAQFHGDPQQARAAHLASRAVRSILLYGIGAFAQRPRMVTGTTPRSMERDVPADAEIIAFDDEHITWQKPTGFARDPNAHPEWAAAIWSGARAALLTQRHRDDNTHAGALHTPPGTVVAFRTDALYLTEPQNWPYHHQPGDYLLRGHLTGPMPAPTTEDELLALRDAGRAHLARSAQEA is encoded by the coding sequence ATGGACGCACAGAGCTACAGCGCCGCTCTCACAGAGCTGCGCACCGTGCGGGACACGATCAAGAAGGCCCGGGCGGAACTGACCAAGCTCGAGGCGGACCGGGACCAGCGGATCACCCGGCTGGCCTCCTACGACAAGGCCAAGGCAGACCGGATCGCCCCCGCCGCCGGGCTGAGCGTCGCCGACGTCGTGGCCTTGGCGCCCGCCCTGGCCCCCGACAGCCTGACCGCCGCAGCGGACGCTGCGCCGCAGCCCGGGCAGCCCGGGCAGCCCGCGCAGGCCGAGCAGACCGTGGCGCCCACCGCCGGGTCGGCCACCTCCTCGAAGACTCAGCCGCCCACCGTGATGACGCCCCCCGCAGCCGAGCCCATCGCGGCTGCCGGGATCCCGTCCCCCGAGCAGGAGCCGCGCACCCTGCCCTCGATTCCCGGGGGCGGCGCCGGAGACACCTGGCTCGCCCACACGTCCGGCCTGGCATCCACCCGGCCGAACTTCACCCAGCAGGCCCGCTCGACCGTCTTCCTGGACGCCAGCACCGGCGTCCTGGTCCACCGCCAGCAGACCCACCATCTCGACCTCGGCAACGCCACGGCTGCCGACATCCTCACCGCCGTCTTCCACACCATCCCCGAAGGCGTGGAGCGGATCTACATCACCGCTGGCGACCCCTGGCACTGCGACGCCGACCGCTACCCCTATCTGCGTGATGCCGTCGCCGCCTGGCTGAACGCCCCCATCCCGGGCTGGCGTACCGACACTGGCCGCGGCCGCGACCGCCTGGCCGGGCACTTCGTCCACGCCCGCAACCCCGTAGGCCGCTACCAGCGCGAGAACGGCGAGCAGCATGTGGAGATCCGCTCGGTGGGGGAGTGGTTCGACGCCGACGGAGACGACCCCGCCACCATCCGCGACGCCTTCGTCCTGCTGTGGCAGGCTCTGCGCCGCCACTGGCCCGACGCAGTGATCATGGGCTCGCCCTCCCAGACCGGCCGCGACCTCTGGACCCGCACCATCCCCCAACGCGGCCAATACGCGGACGGCTTCCCCGTCCTGTCCGAGGAACTGCGTGGCCTGCTGCACGCCACCGCGGGCCAGGGCCGTAACGAACTCATCACCCCGCCCCGCGTCCCCGACGAGCTGCCCCGGCTCGTCGAGTACGACCGCACCTTCGCCTACGCCAAGCACACCTGGAAGTCCCCGGTCGGCACCCCCCGCCGCATCACCGCCGCCACCTTCGCCGCCTGGTCGGAGAAGGAACAGATGCGCGCCCTGTACGGGTGCGGGCACTGGCAGGTCCGCGTGACCGTCCCCGACACCTGGAACCACGTCGGCCTGCTGCCCGCCCCCGCCCCCGGCGACCGCGCCTGGCACTACCCGGCCACACCTGGAACCACCTTCACCACCTGGGCCGGCGGCCCCGAGATCCACACCGCCCTGACCAACCCCATCCAGCCGTGGAAGATCGACATCCTCGACGGCATCCTGTGGGAGGACGGCAAACCTCTCGACGACTGGGCCAAGAAACTCAAAGAGACCTGGACCAACCTCTCCGCCCAGGCCCAATTCCACGGCGACCCCCAGCAGGCGAGGGCCGCGCACCTCGCCTCCCGAGCCGTACGTTCCATCCTGCTCTACGGCATCGGCGCCTTCGCCCAGCGCCCCCGCATGGTCACCGGCACCACCCCCCGCAGCATGGAACGTGACGTGCCCGCGGACGCCGAAATCATCGCCTTCGACGACGAACACATCACCTGGCAAAAGCCCACCGGCTTCGCCCGCGACCCCAACGCCCATCCCGAATGGGCAGCCGCCATCTGGTCGGGCGCCCGCGCCGCCCTGCTCACCCAACGCCACCGCGACGACAACACCCATGCCGGTGCCCTCCATACCCCGCCTGGCACCGTCGTCGCTTTCCGTACCGACGCCCTCTACCTCACCGAGCCCCAGAACTGGCCCTACCATCACCAGCCCGGCGACTACCTCCTGCGCGGCCACCTCACCGGCCCCATGCCCGCCCCCACCACCGAGGACGAACTCCTCGCTCTGCGTGACGCCGGACGTGCCCACCTCGCCCGCAGCGCCCAGGAGGCCTGA
- a CDS encoding helix-turn-helix domain containing protein, producing MPPRSRRHRRPDQRQPNEAAQLADRLQRAGFTKRDIARIINRDPSLVSQFYTKGKGAAFVPALREVLAAVETAGITDLPELAAIAGRRITRRTTASGTRARVRTKAVLITPTGTGTGRVGAQAIASGSARLRPLIAEAARRGLRLAFTVRLAKTGYLHPSGSRVDSPGVRRGVIQRADHTEERSYGSAQTGGFEAADFARRVDAAGGDVTTAIHQWLAETGRIQPDARILHLEIRTWQPSASR from the coding sequence ATGCCGCCCCGCTCACGCCGACACCGACGCCCAGACCAGCGGCAGCCGAACGAGGCCGCGCAGCTCGCCGACCGGCTCCAGAGGGCCGGCTTCACCAAACGAGACATCGCACGGATCATCAACCGCGATCCGTCCCTGGTCTCGCAGTTCTACACCAAAGGCAAAGGCGCTGCCTTCGTCCCGGCTCTCCGCGAAGTCCTCGCAGCGGTCGAGACTGCAGGCATCACCGACCTGCCCGAGCTCGCCGCCATTGCCGGCCGCCGCATCACCCGCCGCACCACAGCCTCCGGTACCCGTGCCCGGGTGCGTACCAAGGCCGTTCTGATCACTCCGACCGGCACGGGGACCGGCCGCGTCGGCGCACAGGCCATCGCCTCCGGCTCCGCCCGCCTGCGCCCCCTGATCGCCGAAGCCGCCCGCCGCGGTCTGCGCCTGGCGTTCACCGTCCGCCTCGCCAAAACCGGCTACCTGCACCCGTCCGGGAGCCGCGTCGACTCACCCGGTGTCCGCCGTGGCGTCATCCAACGCGCCGACCACACCGAGGAACGCTCCTACGGCTCCGCCCAGACCGGCGGCTTCGAGGCGGCCGACTTCGCCCGCCGAGTCGATGCCGCGGGCGGTGACGTCACGACAGCCATCCACCAGTGGCTGGCCGAGACCGGTCGCATCCAGCCGGACGCGCGCATCCTCCACCTCGAAATCCGTACCTGGCAGCCGTCAGCCTCCAGATGA
- a CDS encoding DUF397 domain-containing protein has product MQYRNGVPAHEILGVTWFKSSLSSAQGGNCVEVAALPGGGAVMRNSRDPQGPALVYTAEEMDAFLAGVKAGEFDRLTG; this is encoded by the coding sequence GTGCAGTACCGCAACGGAGTGCCAGCCCACGAAATCCTGGGTGTGACATGGTTCAAGAGCAGTCTCAGCAGTGCACAGGGCGGTAACTGCGTCGAAGTGGCGGCTCTGCCCGGCGGAGGGGCGGTCATGCGTAACTCGCGGGATCCGCAGGGGCCGGCGCTGGTGTACACGGCCGAGGAGATGGACGCGTTCCTGGCGGGCGTGAAGGCAGGCGAGTTCGACCGTCTGACCGGCTGA
- a CDS encoding three-Cys-motif partner protein TcmP yields the protein MGVLWKLEPATAAKHRLYQRYLDAWWPILLQTSQSNGYSRPRVTLLDAFAGPGRYENGEPGSPVFILDRLLHHDAADRMHLSPRRVHLIFIEKDRARHEHLMTELVSCFGPLRDLPVRVEVRRGDAGRDSLALLDELGAWGQPILGIFDSWGSVNVPLHVMSRIARNRSSEVITTFGPNWFSRREDLNAGILDAVFGGRGFWSPAADELRPDEKWRVWLRTYRDALRRAGFGYQLQFELVPRTGQPLYLVFGTGSTAGLRAMKDAMWKVDELDGESFRDPRTRGAKADGQLDLFQAAGLIDDELAELVAQRLSAGATTVEAIGEWLLAETARWMPKHALQAARQMRQDGVVTVQSPGKLTTKSRISLQAQVRA from the coding sequence ATGGGCGTGTTATGGAAACTGGAGCCAGCGACCGCAGCCAAGCACCGGTTGTACCAGCGGTACCTGGACGCCTGGTGGCCGATCTTGCTGCAGACCTCCCAGAGCAACGGATACTCCCGGCCCCGGGTCACGCTCCTGGACGCGTTCGCCGGGCCGGGGCGCTATGAGAACGGCGAGCCGGGCTCGCCTGTGTTCATCCTGGACCGCCTGCTGCACCATGACGCGGCCGATCGTATGCACCTCAGCCCGCGGCGGGTGCATTTGATATTCATCGAGAAGGACCGGGCGCGCCACGAGCACCTGATGACAGAACTCGTCTCCTGTTTCGGGCCGCTCAGGGATCTGCCGGTCCGGGTGGAGGTGCGGCGCGGCGACGCAGGTCGCGACAGCCTCGCTCTCCTCGACGAGCTCGGAGCGTGGGGCCAGCCGATCCTGGGGATCTTCGACAGCTGGGGCAGCGTGAACGTACCGCTGCATGTGATGTCCCGCATCGCTCGCAACCGGTCCAGCGAAGTCATCACCACTTTCGGGCCCAACTGGTTCAGCCGCCGCGAGGATCTGAACGCCGGCATCCTCGACGCGGTCTTCGGTGGCCGCGGCTTCTGGAGCCCTGCTGCGGACGAACTGCGCCCCGACGAGAAGTGGCGCGTGTGGTTGCGCACCTACCGGGATGCGCTGCGCCGGGCCGGCTTCGGTTACCAGTTGCAGTTCGAACTCGTTCCGCGTACTGGGCAGCCCCTCTATCTCGTCTTCGGCACCGGCAGCACCGCAGGCCTGAGGGCGATGAAGGACGCCATGTGGAAGGTCGACGAGCTTGATGGCGAAAGCTTCCGCGACCCACGCACCCGAGGCGCCAAGGCAGACGGGCAGCTCGACCTGTTCCAGGCCGCAGGTCTGATCGACGACGAGCTGGCCGAACTGGTCGCTCAGCGGTTGAGTGCCGGGGCCACAACGGTGGAGGCCATCGGCGAGTGGCTGCTGGCGGAGACCGCCCGCTGGATGCCGAAGCATGCTTTGCAGGCGGCTCGGCAGATGCGGCAGGACGGCGTGGTGACCGTCCAGTCGCCGGGCAAGCTCACGACCAAGAGCCGGATCAGCCTGCAGGCGCAGGTTCGAGCATAG
- a CDS encoding SAM-dependent methyltransferase — protein sequence MALVTGKPENAGIDVSTPSVARMYDWLLGGVENYAADRRECEKLLQIAPSSKLLARNNRAFLQRVVRVLAQDYGIRQFIDHGSGLPTQDNVHQIAQRTDPQARVVYIDNDPSVLAHGRAALEENDNTLVLNADMRHTDHIMRHPEVRQLIDFTQPVAALFVSVLHCLPDEDRPGELVRRVAEYLAPGSFLVVCQLVSHRADVRRQVTELMQAATRGHWGRVREQHEVRAFFGDWDILEPGLVDVTQWHSGDGVARSQGEEWAEWGGVARL from the coding sequence GTGGCGTTAGTGACGGGAAAACCAGAAAACGCCGGTATTGACGTGAGCACGCCAAGCGTGGCGCGGATGTACGACTGGCTCCTGGGCGGTGTGGAGAACTATGCCGCCGACCGGCGGGAGTGCGAGAAGCTTCTTCAGATCGCACCGAGCAGCAAGCTGCTGGCGCGCAACAACCGCGCTTTTCTGCAAAGAGTGGTCAGAGTGCTGGCACAGGACTACGGAATCCGCCAGTTCATCGATCACGGATCGGGACTGCCCACACAAGACAACGTCCACCAGATCGCACAGCGGACCGACCCGCAGGCCCGGGTCGTCTACATCGACAATGACCCCAGCGTCCTCGCGCATGGCCGCGCCGCCCTGGAGGAGAACGACAACACCCTCGTCCTCAATGCCGACATGCGCCACACCGACCACATCATGCGGCATCCCGAGGTGCGGCAGCTGATCGACTTCACTCAGCCCGTCGCTGCCCTGTTCGTGTCCGTACTGCATTGCCTGCCCGACGAGGACCGTCCCGGTGAACTGGTGCGCCGTGTGGCCGAGTACCTGGCACCCGGCAGTTTCCTGGTGGTCTGCCAGCTCGTCAGCCACCGCGCCGACGTGCGCCGGCAGGTCACCGAACTGATGCAAGCCGCCACACGCGGCCACTGGGGCCGTGTGCGGGAACAACACGAAGTCCGGGCCTTCTTCGGCGATTGGGACATCCTCGAACCGGGGCTGGTCGATGTCACACAGTGGCACTCCGGCGACGGTGTGGCCCGCTCCCAGGGCGAGGAATGGGCGGAGTGGGGCGGCGTCGCCCGGCTGTGA